The genomic segment ttttgatATTCTAGCAAGCACAATCTAATTCATTCGtatggaaaaggaaaacaaaaacctaatttttagataataacATTTGAAAATACATGCAGAATTCTTAGGAAGTGAACAATATACAGTGgtcctggaaaaaaaaagagaagagaagaaggcaTTTAACATGAGATAATGGATAAGTAGAATAGCAAAAAGATTAGAGAAAATTAATCGAcagttttatttcaaatttctcTTCctattttcctttcaaaataatGCTCAAtaggatttaaaaataaaattggctTCAATTTTCTATCCAAACAAAGTTTTTACAGGAGAAGAATACCAAAAAGATTCTTCCATTTCAAAGGGTAACACCCAAAAGAAATAGTTTGCTTTCATTACCGAAACAGCCTAGTCTAGGCCTAGACCATATTGTAAGAGAAACAAATAACAGCTTTGAGAAAGCCTTGCAATGTTAAAACTATTATGCAAGaagtttcaaataaaacatgCCAGTCAAGGGGGCAGAGTAACAGTAGAAGTTCTTTATAATACCTTCATTTTGTAACCATTTTCAAGGACCTTAAGCTGTTCCAAATCCTCTTCTAGTTGCAGTGGAGTAGGTCGAAGCTCAGGATATATCTTCAGAAACTTTGTATCATAACTCTGATCAAACATCAGATGATATGCAGTGTTATTAAAGTGCAGGATGGCAAACAACATGGCTGAAAAACAGAACCCGTGCAGACAACCCAGCAATCACTCAAACACGGAGAGAACTTCCAAAAAAGATGCCATATTCATACCTGAATTCCTAGATGAAGCATATAAGGAAATTGTGGATTGACCTTTCCCGTTCTGTATCAAGTGGGTAAATATATTCATTAACAGTCTGACATGAAGAGTTGTGCGGAAAATTAAGACAGCCAACTAATACTTGATAAACTCACTTGTTGTAAGGAATTAATCCCCTTGAAAAATAGATAGCATAGCCATGATTATCCACCACACATTTCACTCGATTGGGATCGAATGCATCTTCATGCTTCAAAGCAGTTACAGCAGTGCTAAACACTGCATCTGGGGCTGCCTGCATCCATATGAATAATGATACCCTTCAACTAAAGGTATTAAATAATGACAAGTACTGCAATATGATCAAACCAATGCAGTATAACTTCTGAAACGATTTTAAAGCTGCACAGCtcattcattttcttcatttcacAGGATTTTTCAAGTTGCTTAAAACAAACcttgtgaaaatataaaaatttataaagataaaaaatgaacCTTTTGTTCATCAGTTGTCATGGTCATGATTCAAGAGATGTTCATTACGAAGATAAATAAATTCACCTGCAGTGCTTTAACAATTCCATCTATTATCTCAGGTTCAATGAGAGGCTCGTCACCCTGAATATTGACAACAACATCATATTTCTTATCTAGCTTTTGAAGTGCTTCGTTGCATCGTTCAGTACCTGCACAACAACGAAAGATTGTTACACAAcctttgggaaaaaaaaattatgattaacaTTGAACAATAACTGAGTTACCTACCATTTCGACAGGACTCTGAAGTCATTATCACATCAGCACCAAATCCTCGACAACATTCTGCAATTTTTTCATCATCCGTAGCCACAACTGCATTGGCAAAGCTTATGAAAGAGATTGTTAAGAACATCAACAAAACACATTAGATCATTCAGGTCACAGAAAAGAATCTACACCAATACAATTATTGTAGCAAGCAGGTTTTTTCCCTTCTATGGgtcacaattgaaaaaaaaaatgaaagactaCTAACACCAAGCAATTATCGAACAAGTCTAGCACATAATAGATCACTTTTGATGGCCACCACAACATCAAAGCCAGACTTTAGGCATCTAAATGCATTAAAAGTGTAACCAGATCAAACGAACATAGAGATTCTCAATGCATTTTAGTTTTGATCCATAAATTAATCCAGGAACACCTCTATAGATATATTCTCAATGACAATATTACACGAAGCAGAACAGCTCCCCATCAAATTAAGGTGGAGCTAGGGCTAGTTACTTACCTATATGATCCAGTGTACTTGCTAGTTTGGCCCTTTCCCAAGTTCTCTGTAGATGATCAACTAAAAGTGTGAGTATAAAGGAACTCTCTTTCGAggtactttataatttttaattaattataaactaaCAGAACCATTTCTTTCCCCATATCAAGTACactataattcaaaaaaattagtaCAAGATAAACATGCCACCAGATATCAAGTAAATAATCTCACTTCAAAAGATTTAGTACAAGATAGACACGTTAATTctaaagatgagaaattgagaACAGAAGATCAATCAATGAAAACACGTTTGTTTGCTAATCGTTACTCCTTGTTTCAGTACTGGATCACTTAACATATAGTGCCCCAACAACTATGTTGTTGTATCTAACCATATCACACATTAGACCATGCGAGGGATAAcactaattcaaaataatttcacaCAAGCTCGATTCCGCACAAAACAGCCCTTGAAAAAGTTTTTGGTTGTAAAAAGATCTTAAGAAAAGGTACAAGAAAGTTGACCAAAAAAAAGGGTTAGATGGGCACTTTAGTAAGCTTTTGctataaaacaaattaccaatCACTAAAGGAATCCAAATATACAAAACCCATATCAGATCTCATATCAAATCACTGAGTAACACCTcaaaaaaatcacatgcaaaactaaaaatcaagaaatgaaaaaactttaaaagaagtaatgaatgaaataaaagaaagggaGGCAAAAGGGTACCTGGATCATGGGTTTGCCAAGGATATTAACAAGTGGTTTGCCTTCAAACCGAGAAGAAGCATAACGGGCGGGTATGATACCAACAACTCGGCTCCTAAACTTTCTGTATCGACCCAGATATGCACCAGCTCCAATGGCCGCAGCAATTGCAGCCCCGGCTACAATGCTGTGCACGATCCAAAATTTGCTCGATGAAGACTCAGAAGAAGAACACATTGACATTTTTGTCTATGGTTGTCGTGACTGCTCTTCTCTGGCACTTGTAGATCTCATATCAAATTATCCTTGGCCAGGTCGgatcaatttttctttctaaaataaataaatacataaaaatgtTGCTAACgtgctttttatataaaaaataataattataattcaaaatctaataaaaaatgggcgacatgtttttttaaagattaagaaaacaatattaattttaaaaaaattataagattttaatatattaaattgattttaatcaatataatttaatctataaaatttaaaattcaaactttaaattataataattttataataaacacatcaaaataaattataaaattcaattctcgaTCAacccaaaattataaaaaaaattataaaaaaaaacattcaatttttaaaaagtataaaaataccgATTCAAATCAACATTGATAAACTTGTTAAACTTGTGACTCGGATCATAAGAACTGGATAACCTAgtaaaaatcaaactgaaaaaattttgaagttcattttctaactaattaattattaaaagacaaaaataaaaaaaatctagtttaaaAGAAACgacaaaaaaagatttaagtCAACTCAAGCTAACCAACAAAACTCACGAACGAGTCATGAGATTGGGATAAACttatagaaaagaaatcaaaaaaataattacgaaactcaaatctcaattaatcaaatgttaaagaaaaaaactcaatgaaaaaaaggacaaaaaaaaagacttcaCTCAACCTGAATTAACCTTTTTAACCTAGAACCCGGGTCATGAAACCAAGATTATCCCGTATaagatggataaaaaaaatatacaaagttcaattctcaaccaattcaatattaaagaataaaattaaaaaaattattttaacaaaagaattcaaaacaaaacaaatagcaattaaataatgatgattaaatttggcaaaaaaaaaaacaattgacaaccccttttttatattttagagagagtCAGACACGAATACGATGAGAGAATagagaagagagagggagagaaagaagaagaaaattatgtGTAGTCAAAACTACACCGGAGCTCTTCCGCTAATATGTGACACCTTATAAGGCATGCATTATCGAGACGATTCTGATGGCACTCATGATGAATCCCTTTAGAGTATGGAGGATGGCACACATGCCACCATAATGTGGTGGCCTCCCCTAGCACATTGGTTTATATGTCATATGCACCAActaaattttccttttaatCCTTGATTAGTCTAAAAGAGGGGTTGGAATTATGTGtaagttttaattttgtccATAAAGTTTAGATtcttttgaattaataaaaatttaatttaaatttgaatttatcaaATCGAGTATCAACCAAGCATTGGATTTGTTTCCTAACACCATGAAGACTAAATACCaagcaaactaaaacaaattactaATGCTAACCCTAAAACATCCTAACATAAAAGgatcaaactaaaaacaaaaaagtcaaatgatt from the Populus nigra chromosome 1, ddPopNigr1.1, whole genome shotgun sequence genome contains:
- the LOC133683364 gene encoding 3-deoxy-manno-octulosonate cytidylyltransferase, mitochondrial-like yields the protein MSMCSSSESSSSKFWIVHSIVAGAAIAAAIGAGAYLGRYRKFRSRVVGIIPARYASSRFEGKPLVNILGKPMIQRTWERAKLASTLDHIVVATDDEKIAECCRGFGADVIMTSESCRNGTERCNEALQKLDKKYDVVVNIQGDEPLIEPEIIDGIVKALQAAPDAVFSTAVTALKHEDAFDPNRVKCVVDNHGYAIYFSRGLIPYNKTGKVNPQFPYMLHLGIQSYDTKFLKIYPELRPTPLQLEEDLEQLKVLENGYKMKVIKVDHEAHGVDIPEDVEKIETLMREQSFS